A stretch of Spirosoma oryzicola DNA encodes these proteins:
- a CDS encoding FHA domain-containing protein, translating into MSLSSSFVTGDQFTNLIDELSQLPIYSIGRKADNKIVIANVKISGQHARLIQCSPTSFVIEDLDSKNGTFVNGVRITRKVVDATDSIRLADAEYTVDQLLKRIRTEQEKPAISPPKPPKPADETPKSKPELDFTAQFADLQQVYEQYPKLRRDCRNREKMIRTGSVILSSLVGVGAVLSTGGTALPLLHIMSSAGLSVLVPTLCSTLLSTDEKLEIIDKEYREKYRCPNATCRDPFGTREWELLAQQKSCRRCQAVWVN; encoded by the coding sequence ATGTCTCTTTCATCGTCCTTTGTTACTGGGGATCAGTTTACAAACCTCATTGATGAATTGAGCCAGCTGCCTATCTATAGCATTGGCCGGAAAGCCGATAACAAAATCGTTATTGCCAATGTAAAAATCAGCGGTCAGCACGCCCGTTTGATTCAGTGCAGCCCCACTAGCTTCGTTATCGAAGACCTGGATAGTAAAAACGGCACCTTTGTTAACGGTGTGCGCATTACCCGAAAAGTTGTCGATGCTACAGACAGCATTCGACTAGCCGACGCGGAGTACACGGTTGATCAATTGCTTAAACGGATCCGTACCGAGCAGGAAAAGCCAGCAATAAGTCCACCGAAGCCGCCAAAGCCAGCTGACGAAACGCCAAAAAGTAAGCCAGAACTAGACTTTACAGCGCAGTTCGCCGACTTGCAACAGGTTTACGAACAGTATCCCAAGCTTCGCCGGGATTGCCGCAACCGCGAAAAAATGATTCGCACAGGCAGTGTTATTCTTTCGTCGCTTGTGGGCGTAGGCGCGGTCCTGAGCACGGGCGGTACCGCGCTACCGCTGCTTCATATCATGTCAAGTGCGGGATTGAGCGTGCTGGTCCCCACGCTTTGTTCAACGCTTCTGTCGACCGACGAAAAGCTGGAGATCATCGATAAAGAGTACCGGGAAAAGTACCGTTGCCCTAACGCGACCTGCCGCGACCCTTTTGGTACCAGAGAATGGGAACTGCTGGCCCAGCAAAAATCCTGTCGGCGTTGTCAGGCCGTTTGGGTCAACTAA
- a CDS encoding FHA domain-containing protein, whose protein sequence is MSGFKTTLITCQQCNRRIMVRTADAERGSITCSHVGCGATNTLTSGFYYDESLLNGLPGFGQLTYLGSTPTTFALQFGNNTIGTSESCVVQLDRFMHNGRCFISRRHCTLTVTFDKWSGQLRYQLQDGVPDPVTGEQQSSLNGTLLNGTSLQKTEIIDVADGEIIALGGADRFLLKHFMINPVMLETYKTELAFNPDSTQ, encoded by the coding sequence ATGAGTGGATTTAAAACAACGCTTATTACCTGTCAGCAGTGCAATCGCCGGATTATGGTCAGAACCGCCGATGCTGAACGGGGGTCGATAACCTGTTCGCACGTCGGATGCGGAGCCACCAATACGTTGACAAGCGGATTTTACTACGACGAAAGCCTGTTGAACGGTCTTCCTGGATTCGGGCAGCTAACGTATTTGGGTAGTACGCCAACGACTTTCGCGCTACAATTTGGCAATAACACGATAGGCACGTCCGAGTCCTGCGTCGTTCAGCTTGATCGGTTTATGCATAACGGTCGGTGCTTCATCAGTCGGCGGCACTGTACGCTGACCGTAACGTTCGATAAATGGTCGGGTCAGTTGCGGTATCAGCTTCAGGATGGTGTTCCTGACCCGGTCACGGGAGAGCAGCAGTCGAGCCTCAACGGGACCTTGCTCAACGGAACCTCCTTGCAGAAAACGGAAATTATCGATGTCGCCGACGGCGAAATCATTGCACTAGGTGGTGCTGACCGCTTTCTCCTGAAGCATTTTATGATCAATCCAGTGATGCTGGAGACCTATAAAACGGAGTTGGCCTTCAACCCCGACAGTACTCAATAA
- a CDS encoding PP2C family protein-serine/threonine phosphatase has protein sequence MFIHPSLPLAFSHIGQRTINQDTLYPAVGLANEQTQLFIVCDGMGGADKGEIASQLLCEAVARYASSLDYPVFDAVHLKTALDMAYQAYTDYLGEHPFVSRMGSTLALLQLHQQGVTAAHIGDSRIYQVRAGKIVFQTQDHKQVNDMVEAGIITATQALTHPWRNRLSRAVVASSDKKETKSVPDSTVLTDVREGDYFFMCTDGALERLDEYALETVLAQDIPDMAKLQALLSLCDGHTKDNYSGYLIGVKQVTQQKSILASIFS, from the coding sequence ATGTTTATTCATCCATCGTTACCCCTTGCTTTTTCTCACATTGGCCAGCGAACTATCAATCAGGATACGTTGTATCCGGCGGTAGGTTTAGCCAACGAGCAGACGCAGCTTTTTATCGTTTGCGACGGTATGGGAGGAGCGGATAAAGGAGAGATTGCCAGTCAGTTGTTGTGCGAAGCCGTTGCCCGTTATGCCTCATCATTGGATTATCCTGTCTTTGATGCAGTCCATTTAAAAACGGCTCTTGATATGGCCTATCAGGCTTATACCGATTATCTAGGCGAACACCCGTTCGTGAGCCGCATGGGGTCTACGCTGGCATTGCTTCAATTGCATCAGCAGGGCGTTACAGCAGCGCACATTGGCGACAGTCGAATCTATCAAGTGCGGGCTGGAAAGATCGTCTTTCAGACGCAGGACCATAAACAGGTAAACGACATGGTAGAGGCCGGAATTATCACGGCTACTCAGGCACTGACTCATCCGTGGCGAAACCGGCTTAGTCGGGCTGTGGTAGCCAGTTCGGATAAGAAAGAAACGAAATCGGTACCCGACAGCACCGTCCTGACCGATGTTCGGGAAGGCGACTATTTTTTTATGTGTACAGATGGTGCGCTGGAGCGGCTCGACGAATACGCGCTGGAAACGGTGCTGGCGCAGGATATACCGGACATGGCTAAGTTACAGGCCCTGCTCAGCTTATGCGACGGGCACACGAAAGACAACTATTCAGGCTACCTGATTGGCGTTAAACAGGTAACGCAGCAAAAATCCATTTTAGCTTCTATCTTTTCTTAA
- a CDS encoding caspase family protein, whose translation MLAYLMSCLGILLAGLAPTPQPQTYAVVVGISDYKELTSRNGDLRYADRDARQVVSFLQSRSGGLLPASHIRFLTNQQATYANIRQALTLFKQAQAGDRVIFYFSGHGLPSSFVPYDVRLDNQQGLLTHQAIKEAFRQSEAATKLCIADACLSGSMTQPQTSQRNLLKTVGSSLSDDTNVAMILASRSTQSAVETGRLAGGAFTYYLLKGLHGHADLDKNKIVTIRELHAYVSPRVRQETRGHQTPIFYGRFSDDLGLAYL comes from the coding sequence ATGCTGGCTTATTTGATGAGTTGTCTGGGTATTTTGCTGGCTGGGCTTGCTCCCACTCCACAGCCGCAGACGTACGCCGTTGTAGTTGGTATTTCGGATTACAAAGAGCTGACCAGCCGGAACGGCGATTTACGCTACGCCGACAGAGATGCCCGACAGGTTGTATCGTTTTTACAAAGCCGGTCGGGCGGATTGTTACCAGCTTCGCATATTCGGTTCTTAACGAACCAGCAGGCTACCTACGCGAATATCCGACAGGCGTTAACGCTCTTTAAACAGGCGCAAGCCGGTGATCGCGTTATTTTTTACTTTTCCGGTCATGGCCTGCCTAGCAGCTTCGTTCCCTACGACGTTCGTTTGGACAATCAGCAAGGTTTGTTGACGCATCAGGCGATCAAAGAAGCGTTTCGACAATCCGAAGCAGCCACAAAGTTGTGTATCGCCGATGCCTGTTTGTCGGGTAGTATGACGCAGCCGCAGACGAGCCAGCGAAACCTGTTGAAAACAGTCGGCAGCAGCCTTAGCGATGACACCAACGTGGCCATGATCCTCGCCAGCCGATCTACCCAGAGTGCCGTTGAGACGGGCCGGTTGGCGGGTGGTGCGTTTACCTATTACTTGCTGAAGGGATTGCATGGCCACGCTGATCTCGACAAAAATAAAATTGTAACGATTCGGGAATTGCACGCTTACGTATCGCCCCGAGTCCGGCAGGAAACCCGTGGTCATCAGACCCCTATTTTTTACGGTCGATTTTCGGATGATCTGGGCCTGGCCTACCTCTGA
- a CDS encoding serine/threonine-protein kinase, giving the protein MSQPFTSFQDFKRRYPIRPNDEGALLGSGSYGRVIKVEDQLETEWVAIKISEFKGNDPKSLKAEVELAQRIARQANIARYDACYRLETDTSISDFAIMKYYQDGNLADLLRRQALTPAQIYDITKGILLGLQHLHRHRIVHRDFKPANILISRDNAGRFIPKIADFGLSKLVSDDELDSSDFDLSDGRGTPSYKAPEQIEGSRVSFNLDLWAFGVILYELLTGEKPFQADLRNSSEQSARREIEKKIITVDLPARVKQIEEPYQTMIRRCLVRDIHERVRKEDELLDLLDNIPQLLSEAQKRADRHEYEKAIPLFEQILTKREHHAAAQKGLESAKLGVNRQQLKKLLTEATNLTTQHRFEQAKTLYEQVLRLSPDLSEAIEGLTFCIEQLRPKSLVVQDPERTDMYQEDATDVYVAPSVIPAPATTVPKQPVLVEKDTPKKPVLPPVVAVPVSDGMLQQPAIPKLGKPFPWRIVAPVAIGLGAVVIYFNVSSGPTGTSNVAGSKTSTATLAPATPKSSAPDPKTEAGSAPLTLGEKKSALKEQVDEIFNAARRAFQKKNFKQTTTLTASALQLDPTRQDVSRLHSIALQELAKSGVDAPKENEKPIAVVAAPVLTSESPKPVVAESTKESAKETTGNAKQQAQSAYDQLIEDGRQAIAKGNNKAKAIADFSSARALAKEHDLNTTKADEAYNTYLSKGNKIFDSDDFDAAKEWYKVAQSLKETREVQSKIKQCNNQ; this is encoded by the coding sequence ATGAGTCAACCCTTTACTTCTTTTCAGGACTTTAAACGACGATATCCAATCCGGCCCAATGACGAAGGTGCGTTATTGGGCAGTGGATCGTATGGGCGCGTCATTAAAGTCGAAGATCAGCTCGAAACGGAATGGGTAGCCATTAAAATCAGTGAGTTTAAAGGGAATGACCCGAAATCGTTGAAAGCCGAAGTCGAACTGGCTCAGCGGATCGCCCGTCAGGCCAACATTGCCCGCTACGACGCCTGCTACCGGCTTGAGACGGACACCAGCATCAGCGATTTTGCCATCATGAAGTATTATCAAGATGGTAACCTCGCTGATTTGCTACGTCGCCAGGCGTTGACGCCCGCTCAGATTTACGACATCACGAAGGGAATTCTGCTTGGCCTCCAGCACCTGCATCGGCACCGGATTGTTCACCGGGATTTCAAACCAGCTAATATTCTTATCTCGCGTGACAACGCCGGACGATTCATTCCTAAAATAGCGGATTTCGGCCTGAGTAAACTGGTCAGTGATGACGAACTCGACAGCTCTGATTTCGACCTGAGCGACGGGCGGGGTACGCCTTCCTACAAAGCGCCCGAACAGATTGAAGGAAGCCGGGTAAGTTTCAACCTGGACTTGTGGGCCTTTGGCGTTATCCTGTACGAGCTGCTCACGGGCGAAAAACCGTTTCAGGCCGACTTACGGAACAGCAGTGAACAGTCGGCGCGACGCGAGATCGAGAAAAAGATTATTACCGTCGATTTACCCGCTCGGGTGAAGCAGATTGAAGAACCGTACCAAACCATGATCAGGCGGTGTCTGGTTCGGGATATTCACGAACGCGTTCGGAAAGAGGATGAACTGCTCGACCTTCTCGACAACATTCCGCAGCTATTGAGTGAGGCTCAAAAACGGGCTGATCGGCACGAATACGAGAAGGCAATTCCGCTGTTCGAGCAAATCCTGACTAAGCGCGAGCATCATGCTGCGGCACAGAAGGGTTTGGAATCAGCCAAGCTGGGGGTTAACCGACAGCAGCTTAAGAAGCTATTGACCGAAGCAACTAACCTGACGACCCAGCACCGATTTGAACAGGCCAAGACTCTTTATGAGCAGGTATTGCGCCTTTCTCCCGATCTATCAGAGGCTATTGAAGGCTTAACGTTCTGTATTGAACAGCTACGGCCTAAATCCTTGGTTGTTCAGGATCCGGAACGCACGGATATGTATCAGGAAGACGCAACTGATGTTTATGTAGCTCCATCGGTTATCCCGGCTCCGGCTACGACTGTCCCAAAGCAACCGGTTTTAGTCGAAAAAGACACCCCAAAAAAGCCAGTTCTCCCACCGGTTGTTGCCGTTCCCGTGAGTGACGGGATGCTCCAGCAGCCTGCGATTCCAAAGCTTGGCAAACCGTTTCCCTGGCGCATAGTCGCCCCAGTGGCTATCGGCCTGGGAGCCGTTGTTATCTACTTTAATGTAAGTTCTGGACCGACAGGGACTTCAAACGTAGCAGGTTCTAAAACGTCAACAGCTACCCTTGCTCCTGCTACACCGAAATCTTCTGCACCAGATCCTAAAACAGAGGCTGGGTCAGCGCCATTGACGTTGGGAGAGAAAAAGAGCGCGCTCAAAGAGCAGGTTGACGAGATTTTTAACGCAGCCCGACGCGCTTTTCAAAAGAAGAATTTTAAACAAACGACTACCCTAACAGCCAGCGCCTTACAGCTTGACCCTACCCGGCAAGATGTTAGCCGGTTGCATAGCATTGCGCTTCAGGAACTTGCTAAATCCGGCGTAGACGCACCAAAAGAAAACGAGAAGCCAATCGCAGTTGTAGCAGCGCCTGTACTTACCTCGGAGTCGCCAAAGCCCGTAGTCGCTGAATCAACTAAAGAATCGGCTAAAGAGACGACAGGCAATGCCAAACAACAAGCGCAGTCCGCTTACGATCAGCTCATTGAAGACGGGCGGCAGGCAATCGCGAAGGGTAACAATAAAGCGAAAGCCATAGCTGATTTCAGCAGTGCCCGCGCGTTGGCCAAAGAGCATGATCTGAACACGACCAAAGCAGACGAGGCTTACAACACGTACCTGAGTAAAGGCAACAAAATCTTTGACAGCGATGACTTCGACGCGGCCAAAGAATGGTATAAAGTTGCTCAGTCGCTCAAGGAAACACGGGAAGTGCAAAGCAAAATCAAACAGTGCAATAATCAATAA
- a CDS encoding tetratricopeptide repeat protein encodes MTKPVYLLVSFLLLTAPMVSAVAFDRASVTTSVADEEYDRYKKRGDDFFKEGKYQEARRQYQNCLEVPGFENDAYATKQIDECSKALSLRQQATEALKQNKNQEAIQILNQLLTRNPGDNISREQLADYYEAQGNQLSNQKNYTAAREIYTQALKYATTTTRQESLRLQIANTSNVQRPAKNIGIKVFTGLVAVGAGAFAVLLRNDYRNKLNTLNQISQTADPTGTGIISDDGLYQQYNAAYGAVESAQKRNSLYKASLGVAAVATIAELYLLLHKPKKAPRTTGFHWQPSSQSLGVAVHYTF; translated from the coding sequence ATGACCAAACCTGTTTACTTACTAGTTTCTTTCTTATTACTAACTGCTCCGATGGTGTCGGCGGTTGCTTTTGACCGGGCTTCCGTGACAACATCAGTAGCCGATGAAGAGTATGACCGTTACAAAAAAAGAGGTGACGATTTTTTTAAGGAAGGGAAATACCAGGAAGCTCGCCGACAGTACCAGAACTGCCTTGAGGTACCCGGCTTTGAAAACGACGCCTACGCCACGAAACAAATCGACGAATGCTCTAAAGCACTAAGCCTGCGTCAACAAGCAACCGAAGCCCTGAAACAAAACAAAAATCAGGAAGCGATTCAGATCCTGAATCAGCTGTTGACACGCAATCCGGGTGATAATATTAGCAGAGAACAATTAGCGGATTACTACGAAGCTCAGGGTAACCAACTGTCCAATCAGAAAAATTATACGGCGGCCCGAGAGATCTACACTCAGGCACTTAAGTACGCTACCACTACGACTCGGCAGGAATCGCTGCGCCTTCAAATTGCAAACACCAGTAATGTTCAGAGACCGGCCAAGAATATTGGTATAAAAGTGTTTACAGGATTGGTTGCCGTTGGCGCGGGTGCTTTTGCAGTGTTACTGCGGAACGATTACCGAAATAAGCTAAACACGCTGAATCAGATTAGCCAGACGGCTGATCCTACCGGAACGGGAATTATCAGCGACGATGGGCTATACCAGCAATACAACGCGGCTTACGGCGCGGTTGAGTCGGCTCAGAAACGGAATAGCTTATACAAAGCAAGCTTAGGCGTCGCAGCGGTGGCGACCATCGCCGAACTGTATTTGTTGCTGCACAAGCCGAAGAAAGCGCCACGCACAACCGGTTTCCATTGGCAGCCCTCGTCGCAGTCATTGGGTGTAGCGGTTCACTACACATTCTAA
- a CDS encoding LamG-like jellyroll fold domain-containing protein — translation MGSTTATVGFILNDAGNPAAIQYGVLYSSSNSTPSMDNSGPGVTVNNPNVGASTPVNLTDLKPNTTYYYRSYAKLPSGEIVPGPINTFTTQADAVANGLIAYLPFTDRSLLDVSGNNNHANLVDSPTFTTDRRGKSNAAIQLDGVNDYFYMVDNSTLLLDAFTISIWIRPSAINNVNNRMQIYNKSRWSDSNFEMYSSLVKINENGPGLTFMTNIKQGSNCVPAKGWQSFEFSSNPQLDDWHHLVFTYSGRSSRMYFDNVLMDQNNNLPAASMDRCPGGELKFGAQLRDFPNYFKGAMDEIRIYNRALSASEVQTLYNQ, via the coding sequence GTGGGGTCTACAACAGCGACGGTGGGTTTTATCCTTAATGATGCGGGCAATCCAGCCGCCATTCAGTACGGCGTGCTTTATTCATCGAGCAACAGCACACCTAGTATGGATAATTCAGGGCCGGGCGTTACGGTGAATAATCCAAATGTCGGTGCAAGCACACCCGTCAACTTAACTGATCTGAAACCAAATACGACGTACTACTACCGATCCTACGCAAAATTGCCATCGGGTGAAATTGTTCCAGGCCCAATTAATACATTCACTACGCAGGCAGACGCTGTTGCGAACGGACTGATAGCCTACCTACCGTTCACGGATAGATCGTTGCTGGACGTTAGTGGTAACAACAATCACGCTAATCTAGTTGACAGCCCTACGTTTACCACTGACCGGAGAGGAAAGTCAAATGCAGCCATCCAACTGGATGGCGTGAATGACTACTTCTACATGGTAGACAACAGCACCCTACTTCTTGACGCGTTCACGATCAGCATATGGATAAGACCTAGCGCCATCAACAACGTTAACAACCGGATGCAGATTTATAACAAATCGCGCTGGAGTGACAGTAATTTCGAGATGTACAGCTCGCTCGTGAAGATTAACGAGAACGGCCCTGGGCTTACGTTCATGACTAACATCAAACAAGGTAGCAATTGTGTACCGGCTAAAGGTTGGCAGAGTTTTGAGTTTAGCAGTAATCCCCAGCTCGATGATTGGCACCATCTTGTCTTTACGTACTCGGGAAGATCAAGCCGGATGTATTTCGATAACGTCCTGATGGATCAAAATAATAATCTACCTGCTGCCAGCATGGACCGATGCCCAGGTGGCGAATTAAAGTTCGGCGCTCAGCTTCGGGATTTCCCCAATTACTTCAAAGGGGCAATGGATGAAATTCGAATCTATAACCGTGCGCTCTCCGCTAGCGAAGTACAGACGCTGTACAACCAATAA
- the era gene encoding GTPase Era has translation MNTELIENFPANHKAGFVSIVGKPNVGKSTLMNQLVGERLSIITSKAQTTRHRIMGILNGTHNGQDFQLVYSDTPGIIKPQYKLHESMMSFVRGSIEDADVVLFVTDIFEQHDENDVIERLQKSEVPILLLINKIDQATQAQVDEKIAYWQEHFKAQEIIPISALNGFNIERVFDAIITRLPQHPPYFPKDELTDKPERFFASEIIREKIFLNYKKEVPYSSEVVVIGFKEKDDIIVIQAEILVERATQRAILLGEGGKMIKKTGIMAREELERFFGKKVFLEQFVKVEPDWRQKDRMLKRLGYDE, from the coding sequence ATGAATACAGAATTGATTGAAAATTTTCCGGCCAATCATAAGGCCGGCTTCGTCAGTATCGTTGGTAAGCCCAACGTCGGTAAATCAACCCTGATGAACCAACTCGTCGGTGAGCGATTGTCGATTATCACCTCCAAAGCGCAGACCACTCGCCACCGCATTATGGGTATCCTCAATGGAACGCATAATGGTCAGGACTTCCAGCTAGTTTACTCGGATACACCCGGCATTATCAAGCCTCAGTACAAACTTCACGAATCGATGATGAGCTTTGTACGCGGCTCCATCGAAGATGCGGACGTGGTTTTGTTTGTAACGGACATTTTCGAACAGCACGACGAAAATGACGTGATCGAACGGCTGCAAAAATCCGAGGTACCCATCCTGCTGTTGATCAACAAGATCGACCAGGCCACCCAGGCGCAGGTTGACGAGAAGATAGCCTATTGGCAGGAACACTTCAAGGCTCAGGAAATTATTCCGATTTCGGCGCTTAATGGCTTCAATATTGAGCGTGTCTTCGACGCGATTATCACCCGCCTGCCTCAGCACCCGCCTTATTTCCCGAAAGACGAGCTGACCGATAAACCCGAGCGCTTCTTTGCTTCGGAAATTATTCGCGAAAAGATTTTCCTGAATTACAAGAAAGAAGTTCCTTACAGCAGTGAGGTCGTTGTCATCGGCTTCAAAGAGAAAGATGACATCATTGTCATTCAGGCAGAAATTCTGGTCGAACGCGCTACGCAGCGTGCCATTTTACTCGGCGAAGGTGGGAAAATGATCAAGAAAACGGGGATTATGGCGCGCGAAGAGCTGGAGCGCTTCTTCGGTAAAAAAGTATTTTTAGAACAATTCGTTAAAGTAGAACCCGATTGGCGGCAGAAAGATCGAATGCTTAAGCGGTTAGGTTACGACGAATAG
- the der gene encoding ribosome biogenesis GTPase Der gives MANIVAIVGRPNVGKSTLFNRLTEQRQAIMDNQSGVTRDRHYGTAEWNDKYFTVIDTGGYVVGSEDVFEESIREQVEIAIQESTVLLFVVDSQTGITGLDEDFADVLRRSKKPVYVVANKAETSERAHSSAEFYALGLGEPYPISSMTGTGTGDLLDEVIKHFQTEGVADPDAGVPRIAILGRPNVGKSSFLNVLTGQDRSIVTDIAGTTRDAINTRYRAYGKDFILTDTAGIRRKARIQDNIEFYSTLRSLKAMEESDVCIIMLDATRGLEAQDLNIIGQAVKAKKGVVIMVNKWDAVEKDHRTADILRKEMIQRMMPIDYLPIIFASVHEKQRIFQVMEKAMEVYENKSKKITTSKLNEAIQPEIEAYPPPSLKGKQINIKYMLQVPTPSPTFVFFCNLPQYVQESYQRYLENKIRAHFDFTGVPITLFFRQK, from the coding sequence ATGGCAAATATTGTTGCAATCGTTGGCCGCCCAAATGTGGGTAAGTCTACGCTGTTCAACCGATTGACGGAACAGCGGCAGGCCATCATGGATAACCAGAGCGGTGTTACGCGTGACCGGCATTATGGCACCGCCGAATGGAATGATAAATACTTTACGGTTATTGACACGGGCGGTTACGTCGTCGGGTCGGAAGATGTATTCGAAGAATCGATTCGCGAGCAGGTAGAGATTGCCATTCAGGAATCGACCGTCCTGTTGTTTGTTGTTGATTCTCAAACGGGTATTACGGGATTGGATGAAGATTTCGCGGATGTCCTGCGTCGGAGCAAGAAACCCGTATACGTCGTAGCCAACAAAGCTGAAACGTCGGAGCGGGCGCATAGTTCAGCGGAGTTCTACGCCCTTGGCCTGGGTGAGCCTTATCCTATCTCGTCCATGACGGGTACCGGAACGGGTGATCTTCTGGATGAAGTGATCAAGCATTTTCAGACGGAAGGCGTGGCCGATCCGGATGCTGGTGTTCCCCGCATCGCTATTCTTGGCCGCCCCAACGTGGGTAAATCGTCGTTTCTGAACGTGCTGACGGGGCAGGACCGCAGTATCGTAACCGACATTGCCGGTACAACCCGCGACGCGATTAACACTCGTTACCGTGCTTATGGCAAAGATTTTATCCTGACCGATACCGCAGGTATCCGCCGGAAAGCGCGTATTCAGGATAACATCGAGTTCTATTCGACGCTACGGTCGTTGAAGGCGATGGAAGAATCGGATGTTTGTATCATCATGCTCGATGCAACGCGTGGTCTCGAAGCGCAGGATCTGAATATTATTGGACAAGCCGTAAAGGCGAAGAAGGGTGTTGTGATCATGGTCAATAAGTGGGACGCCGTTGAGAAAGACCACCGTACCGCCGACATCCTGCGCAAAGAAATGATTCAGCGGATGATGCCCATCGATTACCTGCCAATCATTTTTGCGTCTGTGCACGAAAAGCAGCGGATTTTTCAGGTAATGGAAAAAGCGATGGAGGTTTACGAAAATAAGAGTAAGAAAATTACTACATCCAAGCTGAACGAAGCGATACAGCCAGAAATTGAAGCGTACCCTCCCCCGTCGCTAAAAGGCAAGCAGATCAATATCAAGTACATGTTGCAGGTTCCAACGCCTTCACCGACGTTCGTGTTCTTCTGTAACCTGCCCCAGTACGTACAGGAGTCGTATCAGCGCTATCTGGAAAATAAAATCCGGGCTCATTTCGACTTTACGGGTGTACCCATCACCCTGTTTTTCCGGCAGAAGTAA
- a CDS encoding DMT family transporter has protein sequence MAQQPTRAYYWLGAFLVFLAAFCFAMKGILIKLAYQYPIDSISLLTLRMLTALPFYVAIAFNLARKHPPVQLTLQQWLVLAILGITGYYLASFFNFLGLVYITAGLERILLFVYPTFVLLMNALGFGRRVSRLQIMALLLTYAGILLAFVGNIETTTQKDVMLGAFWVILSGLAYAVYLVGSDRMIARIGSQRFTCYAMIAATVPTVIHCAMVNGLHLEGYPAPVYGLGLGMGIFVTVIPTFMIAEGIKRVGSGNASIIASIGPIFTIILATTILHETISDAQIVGTLFVLFGVFLISYRGNRKTEVATKN, from the coding sequence ATGGCTCAGCAACCCACTCGAGCTTATTATTGGCTTGGTGCCTTTCTGGTATTTCTGGCGGCTTTTTGCTTTGCCATGAAGGGTATACTCATCAAGCTGGCTTATCAATATCCCATTGACTCTATTTCGCTACTTACCTTACGGATGCTGACTGCCTTGCCGTTCTATGTAGCTATCGCGTTTAATCTTGCCCGAAAGCATCCGCCTGTTCAACTGACACTCCAACAATGGCTTGTACTGGCCATACTTGGCATTACGGGCTATTACCTGGCCAGTTTTTTTAACTTTTTGGGATTGGTGTACATTACAGCGGGTCTGGAACGCATCCTGCTGTTTGTGTATCCGACTTTTGTTCTGCTTATGAATGCGCTCGGATTTGGCCGGCGTGTAAGCCGGTTGCAAATCATGGCACTCCTGCTTACCTACGCGGGTATTCTCCTGGCGTTTGTGGGTAATATTGAAACCACCACCCAAAAAGACGTAATGCTTGGCGCTTTCTGGGTTATCCTAAGCGGTCTGGCTTATGCCGTCTATCTGGTCGGTAGCGACCGGATGATCGCACGAATCGGCTCCCAGCGCTTTACGTGCTACGCTATGATCGCAGCGACCGTTCCAACGGTCATTCACTGCGCAATGGTCAACGGCCTGCATCTGGAAGGCTATCCAGCACCAGTCTATGGATTGGGATTAGGCATGGGGATTTTTGTAACCGTTATCCCTACGTTTATGATTGCCGAGGGTATAAAGCGGGTTGGTTCCGGCAATGCTTCGATTATTGCAAGCATTGGTCCAATCTTCACCATCATCCTGGCGACGACCATTCTTCACGAGACAATCAGTGATGCGCAAATTGTGGGTACACTTTTTGTTTTATTTGGTGTGTTTTTAATTAGCTATCGGGGCAACCGAAAAACAGAGGTAGCAACCAAGAATTAA